GGTGAGGGAACGCTGGTAGAGATTACCTTCCCTTATTCTGCGGGTAGCGGGTAATGAAACGGTGCCGCTCTTGTTGGCGCCAGAATGGATGAAAGGAATGCGGGTACTGATTGTCGAAGATGACCCCATGGTCATGAAACTGAATATCGACTATCTGGCGCGGCTGGATGGCATGCAGCTGGTCGGACGCTGCAGCGATGTGACCACGGCGCGCGTGGTGCTCGAACGCGAGACGGTTGATGTGGTGCTGCTGGATATCTATCTCGGTCATCGCAGCGGCCTGGAAATCGTCAACTGGCTCCGTGCACGCCAGGCCGATACCGAGATTGTACTGATCACGGCGGCCTCGGAGCCCGATACCGTGCGCGAGGCGCGCCGGCTGGGCGTGACCGATTATCTGGTCAAACCCTTCGAGTTCCGACGTTTTCGCGAGGCACTGGAGACCTGTCGTCAGCGTCGTCGTGCGCTGGAGGAACTGTCTGGCGAGGTCGATCAGCGCTCGCTGGATGCGCTGTTTCGTGCCGAGGGGGCGGGCGCTTCCGGACGCAGTGGTGGTCTGCCCAAGGGTTTGACCCTGCACACCCTGCGCCAGGTGGTGGCGGCCATCCTGAGTCTCGAGTGTGATGAGTTTTCCACCGAAACACTGGCCGAGTCTGCCGGCATGTCCCGGGTATCAATCCGCAAGTACCTCAAGTATCTCGCCGGGCGCAGTCTGCTCAGCGAATCCTTCGCCTACGGCCAGGTTGGCCGCCCTTCCTTTGCC
This DNA window, taken from Kushneria phosphatilytica, encodes the following:
- a CDS encoding response regulator, coding for MRVLIVEDDPMVMKLNIDYLARLDGMQLVGRCSDVTTARVVLERETVDVVLLDIYLGHRSGLEIVNWLRARQADTEIVLITAASEPDTVREARRLGVTDYLVKPFEFRRFREALETCRQRRRALEELSGEVDQRSLDALFRAEGAGASGRSGGLPKGLTLHTLRQVVAAILSLECDEFSTETLAESAGMSRVSIRKYLKYLAGRSLLSESFAYGQVGRPSFAYHRLDPEALRQLLDERSPFER